The following coding sequences lie in one Haladaptatus sp. DJG-WS-42 genomic window:
- a CDS encoding phosphate ABC transporter ATP-binding protein: MIQARALSHGFNGTDVLSAVSLDVSAGEVLAIVGPSGTGKTTLLRLLALFDPPQAGDVLVDGDDVWSLSREERLARRRRIGMVFQDRSLFSTTVAKNAAYGLDVRQPWPTRLKHMLTRERAPSAVLDALDTVGMRDKMSQHARGLSAGEAQRVAFARALAVEPDVLLLDEPTSNLDPRNTALLEEAVTRARDRGIGVVIATHDMQQARRVSDRTAVLLAGECIEYGATERVFERPHDERARKFITGELVY, encoded by the coding sequence ATGATTCAGGCTCGCGCACTCTCACACGGCTTTAATGGCACCGACGTGCTCTCGGCTGTTTCCCTCGATGTGTCCGCGGGCGAAGTGCTCGCCATCGTCGGACCGTCGGGGACGGGCAAAACCACCCTGTTGCGTCTACTCGCGCTGTTCGACCCGCCACAGGCGGGCGACGTACTCGTCGATGGCGACGACGTCTGGTCACTCTCGCGTGAGGAGCGCCTCGCTCGCAGGCGGCGCATCGGGATGGTGTTCCAAGACCGGAGCCTGTTCAGCACGACGGTTGCCAAGAACGCGGCGTACGGCCTCGACGTGCGCCAACCGTGGCCAACACGCCTCAAACACATGCTGACCCGCGAGCGTGCGCCATCTGCGGTGCTCGACGCGCTCGATACCGTTGGCATGCGCGACAAAATGAGCCAGCACGCCCGGGGGCTGTCTGCGGGCGAAGCCCAGCGCGTCGCCTTTGCCCGAGCGCTCGCGGTCGAACCCGACGTGCTGTTGCTCGATGAACCGACTTCGAACCTCGACCCGCGGAACACCGCGCTGCTCGAAGAAGCGGTCACACGGGCGCGAGACCGCGGCATCGGCGTCGTCATCGCCACCCACGACATGCAACAAGCACGGCGCGTCTCAGACCGAACCGCGGTGCTGTTGGCTGGTGAGTGCATCGAGTACGGCGCGACAGAACGGGTGTTCGAACGCCCACACGACGAGCGGGCGCGAAAATTCATCACCGGCGAATTAGTGTATTAG
- a CDS encoding putative sulfate/molybdate transporter — MAIRYEARTESALKFTTGELTGALGDSITALPLIVALGTLTDASLAHMLLFFGLFQVVWGVYYGIPLSVEPMKALAGLAIAGAITHGELVAAGLLAGGILLVAGQAGLLSRLSTVVGLPVIRGIQLAVALLLAEAGLALGGGDLPMALAGLAIVVLVALGGYARASALVVLAVGGILAVSQTSIAVALPTLSVFPVSPPTFSLAATEGMVGQLAMTVGNAAVATSLLLSDLFERDVSADNLATSMGSMNLLAVPLGGLPMCHGSGGLAGKYAFGARTGGANVILGVLYALVALVAGVLVGFPMALLGVLLVVVAVQLGAVSLDSAHLPVTVAIGVVGLVFGVGVAFVAGVTGWWLLDRVA; from the coding sequence ATGGCGATTAGGTACGAAGCGCGCACTGAATCTGCCCTGAAATTCACGACCGGTGAACTGACCGGTGCGTTAGGAGATTCGATTACGGCCCTTCCGCTCATCGTCGCGCTCGGGACGCTCACAGACGCCTCACTCGCCCACATGTTGCTGTTTTTCGGCCTGTTTCAGGTGGTTTGGGGCGTCTACTACGGCATTCCGCTCTCAGTCGAGCCGATGAAGGCGCTCGCCGGACTCGCCATCGCCGGAGCCATCACCCACGGCGAACTCGTCGCTGCAGGCCTGCTCGCAGGCGGGATTCTACTCGTCGCGGGACAGGCTGGTCTGCTCTCACGGCTCTCGACGGTCGTTGGCCTGCCCGTCATCCGCGGCATCCAACTCGCCGTCGCCCTCCTGCTCGCAGAGGCCGGACTCGCCCTCGGTGGTGGCGACCTGCCCATGGCTCTCGCTGGCCTTGCTATCGTCGTGCTCGTCGCCCTCGGCGGCTACGCACGGGCGAGCGCGCTCGTCGTCCTCGCCGTCGGCGGCATCCTCGCCGTGTCACAAACCTCGATTGCTGTAGCGCTCCCCACCCTCTCCGTGTTCCCCGTTTCCCCGCCCACGTTCTCCCTCGCGGCCACCGAGGGGATGGTCGGCCAACTCGCGATGACGGTCGGCAACGCTGCCGTCGCCACCTCGCTCCTGCTCTCAGACCTGTTCGAGCGCGACGTGTCGGCCGACAACCTCGCCACGAGCATGGGCTCCATGAACCTGCTCGCCGTCCCGCTCGGCGGCCTTCCGATGTGCCACGGCTCCGGTGGCCTCGCCGGGAAGTACGCCTTCGGGGCGCGAACCGGCGGCGCGAACGTGATTCTCGGCGTGCTCTACGCGCTCGTCGCGCTCGTCGCGGGCGTCCTCGTCGGCTTCCCGATGGCGTTGCTGGGCGTGTTGCTCGTCGTCGTCGCCGTCCAGCTAGGCGCGGTGTCGCTCGACTCAGCCCACCTGCCCGTTACCGTCGCCATCGGCGTCGTCGGCCTCGTGTTCGGCGTCGGCGTCGCCTTCGTTGCGGGCGTCACGGGTTGGTGGCTGCTCGACAGAGTCGCGTAA
- a CDS encoding enoyl-CoA hydratase/isomerase family protein, with amino-acid sequence MISTTDTDGLRVVTLDRPDQRNALSKDGLRALERAVTETDAAVIYIHGAGSAFSAGADLAEVQQLDGPSAKEFAELGQRVATAIEDTEAVTVAGITGPARGGGVEMALACDLRVATPRATFAEPGVVFGLFGAWGGTVRLPKIVGQGEALDIALTGRVVDAEEALRMGLISQITENPQAVAERIATNNPEALRVVKQRVRDEAEAPVQEQAEAEAFAHLVETAVDFDAHRKG; translated from the coding sequence ATGATTTCGACCACGGACACCGACGGGCTACGGGTGGTCACGCTCGACCGTCCAGACCAGCGAAATGCGCTCTCTAAAGACGGGCTCCGCGCGCTCGAACGCGCGGTCACCGAGACGGACGCTGCCGTCATCTACATCCACGGCGCGGGCAGCGCGTTCTCTGCGGGCGCTGATTTGGCTGAAGTGCAGCAACTCGACGGTCCGAGCGCGAAGGAGTTCGCCGAACTCGGCCAGCGCGTGGCGACCGCCATCGAGGACACAGAAGCCGTCACCGTCGCGGGCATCACTGGCCCGGCACGTGGCGGTGGCGTCGAGATGGCCCTCGCGTGTGACCTGCGGGTTGCTACCCCGCGAGCAACGTTCGCCGAACCGGGCGTCGTGTTCGGCCTCTTTGGCGCGTGGGGCGGGACGGTTCGCCTGCCGAAAATCGTCGGGCAGGGCGAGGCCCTCGACATCGCGCTCACTGGCCGCGTCGTCGATGCCGAAGAAGCCCTCCGGATGGGTCTCATCTCCCAAATCACGGAGAACCCGCAGGCGGTCGCAGAGCGTATCGCCACGAACAACCCGGAGGCGCTCCGCGTCGTGAAACAACGTGTCCGCGACGAGGCCGAAGCTCCGGTCCAAGAACAGGCCGAAGCCGAAGCGTTCGCCCACCTCGTTGAGACGGCGGTCGATTTTGACGCGCACCGAAAAGGTTGA
- a CDS encoding TrkA family potassium uptake protein, which yields MRYVIVGFGRVGHRTARILKEEGHDVTIIEIDAKKCDRAREEGFSVIEGDAMDEATLDHADLNSADAFGGLSGDLNVNYAACIVAAKHGCRTVMRIDEDYREEIYEKYAADVDEIIYPERLGAIGAKNALLGGDFNIIADLTADLSLASFSLPEDSPIIDLHVSEIDLPEGAVLYAHGRAHQAQTIPLPQTVIQPGDRVSIIAEVGDMDAVKQVLLGPNRTATAS from the coding sequence ATGAGGTATGTGATTGTCGGATTTGGGCGTGTGGGACACCGAACGGCGCGCATCTTGAAAGAGGAGGGTCACGACGTGACCATCATCGAAATCGACGCGAAAAAGTGTGACCGAGCGCGCGAAGAGGGGTTTTCAGTCATCGAGGGCGACGCGATGGACGAAGCCACCCTCGACCACGCCGACCTCAACTCGGCAGACGCCTTTGGCGGCCTCTCTGGTGACTTGAATGTGAACTACGCAGCCTGCATCGTCGCCGCAAAACACGGCTGCAGGACAGTCATGCGCATCGACGAGGACTACCGTGAGGAGATCTACGAGAAGTACGCCGCAGACGTAGACGAAATCATCTACCCCGAACGCCTCGGCGCAATCGGGGCGAAAAACGCCTTGCTTGGCGGGGATTTCAACATCATTGCAGACCTCACCGCAGACCTCTCGCTCGCCAGCTTCTCGCTGCCGGAGGATTCGCCCATCATCGACCTGCACGTGAGCGAAATCGACCTGCCTGAGGGGGCCGTACTCTACGCCCACGGCCGGGCGCACCAGGCACAGACGATTCCGCTCCCACAGACCGTCATCCAGCCGGGTGACCGCGTTTCCATCATCGCAGAGGTTGGCGACATGGACGCCGTAAAACAGGTCTTACTCGGGCCGAATCGGACGGCGACGGCCAGCTAA
- a CDS encoding substrate-binding domain-containing protein, with protein sequence MQRRRFLQAAGVGAVLALSGCLGNDDTADDQQPSASGEGSMGGATGDTELVLATTTSTYDSGLLDELNPAFEKRFGVTIKTLPKGTGASLRTAQDGDADLVLVHARGAEDEFIQQGYGVNRRDVMYNDFVIVGPSDDPAGISGVGSATEALATITNEQATFVSRGDDSGTHKKEQALWEQSAGEPGGTWYQSIGKGMGDTLVQADQSGAYTLADRGTYLSMEADIGLEIMVEGPLKGGPEILKNPYGVIAVNPAKYPDVNYAMAMAYIGFITSPEGQSIIENYTANGEQLFYPNALSEEPTFGEYVPEDYEG encoded by the coding sequence ATGCAACGACGACGGTTCCTCCAAGCCGCCGGTGTGGGTGCGGTGCTCGCGCTCAGCGGTTGTCTTGGTAATGACGACACCGCGGACGACCAACAGCCGAGCGCGTCGGGCGAGGGGTCGATGGGCGGCGCGACGGGTGACACCGAGTTGGTGCTCGCGACGACGACCTCGACCTACGACTCCGGCCTCTTAGACGAACTCAACCCTGCGTTCGAAAAACGCTTTGGCGTCACCATCAAGACGCTCCCGAAGGGGACGGGTGCGAGTCTTCGTACCGCCCAAGACGGCGACGCAGACCTCGTACTCGTCCACGCCCGCGGCGCGGAAGACGAGTTCATCCAGCAGGGCTACGGCGTGAATCGCCGCGACGTGATGTACAACGACTTCGTTATCGTCGGACCGAGCGACGACCCGGCTGGCATCTCGGGGGTGGGAAGTGCGACCGAAGCGCTCGCTACGATTACGAACGAACAGGCGACGTTCGTCTCGCGAGGCGATGACTCGGGGACGCACAAGAAAGAACAGGCCCTTTGGGAGCAATCTGCGGGCGAACCTGGCGGGACGTGGTATCAGTCCATCGGCAAGGGGATGGGTGACACGCTGGTGCAGGCAGACCAGAGCGGGGCGTACACGCTCGCAGACCGCGGAACCTATCTCTCGATGGAAGCCGACATCGGCCTCGAAATCATGGTGGAAGGCCCGCTCAAAGGCGGCCCAGAAATCCTCAAGAACCCCTACGGCGTCATCGCGGTGAACCCGGCGAAGTACCCCGACGTGAACTATGCGATGGCGATGGCATATATCGGTTTCATCACCAGTCCCGAGGGCCAGTCCATCATCGAGAACTACACCGCGAACGGCGAACAGCTGTTCTATCCGAACGCGCTCTCAGAAGAGCCGACCTTCGGTGAGTACGTCCCCGAAGACTACGAGGGATAA
- a CDS encoding DUF5808 domain-containing protein encodes MADKPSSGEILGIPYNFERPSLKRMLQSYWQPGDEMLVEKPFGIGYTLNLANWRSWIVLAVVGGMLYLERGKGGEKEAKEADDGPVEVIVD; translated from the coding sequence ATGGCTGACAAACCATCGTCCGGTGAGATACTGGGGATTCCGTACAACTTCGAACGCCCAAGCCTCAAACGCATGCTCCAGTCGTACTGGCAACCCGGCGACGAGATGCTCGTAGAGAAGCCATTCGGCATCGGCTACACGCTGAATCTCGCAAACTGGCGCTCGTGGATTGTCCTCGCCGTCGTCGGTGGGATGCTCTATCTGGAACGCGGGAAAGGTGGCGAGAAGGAAGCGAAAGAAGCAGATGACGGCCCCGTCGAAGTCATCGTCGATTAA
- a CDS encoding ABC transporter permease produces the protein MLESLADLNWRYLVSIIVVSLQVSTTAVLVSTLLSLPIAFGVSFNRFPGRGLVTSVINTGMGFPSVVVGLLVLLMLSNSGPLGSLDLLFTVEAMVISQVILATPVITSVTLSALSGVEQSVKDAAYASGGTRVDVALVVIKEARYGIITAILAGYGRAISEVGSVLIVGGNIVLSDGTSLTSTLTTAITVEARRGRYETGIALGIVLLVLVLGVNALGAWVRDRGRWDA, from the coding sequence GTGTTAGAGAGTCTCGCTGACTTGAACTGGCGCTATCTGGTCAGCATCATCGTCGTCTCGCTGCAGGTGAGCACGACCGCCGTCTTGGTGAGCACCCTGCTCAGCCTGCCAATTGCCTTTGGTGTGAGTTTCAATCGCTTCCCCGGCAGGGGACTCGTCACGTCGGTTATCAACACCGGCATGGGTTTTCCGAGCGTCGTCGTCGGATTGCTGGTGTTGCTCATGCTCTCTAACTCCGGGCCGCTTGGCAGTCTCGACCTCCTGTTCACCGTCGAGGCGATGGTCATTTCACAGGTCATTCTCGCCACCCCGGTCATCACGAGCGTCACGCTCTCTGCGCTCTCGGGCGTCGAACAGTCGGTCAAAGACGCCGCCTACGCGAGCGGCGGCACTCGCGTGGACGTCGCCCTCGTCGTCATCAAAGAAGCCCGCTACGGCATCATCACGGCCATCCTCGCAGGTTACGGCCGGGCCATCAGCGAAGTCGGGTCGGTGCTCATCGTCGGGGGGAACATCGTCCTTTCCGACGGAACGTCGCTCACCAGTACGCTGACGACGGCCATCACCGTCGAAGCCCGCCGCGGCCGGTATGAGACGGGAATCGCCCTCGGCATCGTGTTGCTCGTGCTCGTGCTCGGCGTGAACGCGCTCGGCGCGTGGGTGCGCGACCGCGGGCGGTGGGACGCATGA
- the rdgB gene encoding RdgB/HAM1 family non-canonical purine NTP pyrophosphatase, which produces MLRFVTGNAGKIREAEHYLTDPLEQVEYDYTEIQSTSLADIAVHGAKEAFDHLDGDDPLIVDDTGLFIDALGGFPGPYSAYVEDTVGVERVWNLAALEDNRRARFRTIVAYYDGERAETFEGSVRGRIVAPRGDDGFGYDPIFEHNGVTLAEMDIEQKNSISHRGRALAKFAEWFSADGEWNPGVSD; this is translated from the coding sequence ATGCTCCGATTCGTCACCGGGAACGCGGGGAAAATCAGAGAGGCCGAACACTATCTCACCGACCCACTCGAGCAGGTCGAGTACGACTACACCGAGATTCAGAGCACCAGTCTCGCGGACATCGCCGTCCACGGCGCGAAAGAAGCGTTCGACCACCTCGATGGCGATGACCCGCTCATCGTTGACGATACCGGGCTCTTCATCGACGCCCTCGGCGGCTTTCCCGGCCCGTACTCGGCCTACGTCGAGGATACGGTTGGCGTCGAACGCGTCTGGAACCTCGCCGCGTTAGAGGACAACCGCCGCGCCCGATTTCGCACCATCGTCGCCTACTACGACGGCGAGCGCGCAGAGACCTTCGAGGGGAGCGTCCGCGGGCGCATCGTCGCGCCCCGCGGCGACGACGGCTTCGGCTACGACCCAATCTTCGAACACAACGGCGTGACGCTCGCCGAGATGGACATCGAACAGAAAAACTCGATTAGCCACCGTGGGCGCGCACTTGCGAAGTTTGCCGAGTGGTTCAGCGCGGACGGCGAGTGGAATCCGGGCGTCTCTGACTAA